The nucleotide sequence ATGGGATTCCTTTTAAGAAGGATTGGAAGAAGTTTCAATCCAGTTAAACTTAACACTGGATTTTATAGGGTAAGTTGTGGTATATATGTTTTTAATGCAAAGAGAAGTATTGAAAGCAGTTTTCATATAATGTTAAAAGATCTATTGAAGGAGGAAAGAATTGAAGATAGTTATAACCAATGACGATGGAATAGATTCTTTAGGGATAAAGGTTTTAGCAAAGGCAATTGCTGAACTTCCCTTTGAAGTATATGTTGTTGCTCCTGAGAAACAGAGGAGCGCAGGAGGTCATTCAATAACAACCCATAAACCTTTAAGGATAAATGAGGTAGATATAGGAATTAAAGGAGTTAAAGCTTTTTCCACCAATGGTTCCACAGCAGATTGTGTGATCCTTGCAAAGGATGTTATTGTAAATGATATGGATTTTGTAATTTCAGGAATTAATGAATTACCCAATGTTGGAGATGATATCTCTTATTCAGGCACAGTTTCAGGGAGTATAGAAGCAATACTAAATGATGTTCCCTCTTTTTCTGTTTCCATATGTGGATTTGGTGAGAATTTGAATAGAGCTTCTCAATTCTCAAAGAATCTCCTTCTCTATTTAATAGAAAACCCTCTAAAAAAGGGGAGGTTTTTGAATGTAAACTTCCCTGGATCAGGAAAGATAAAAGGAGTTAAAATAACAAAGATTGGAAGAGTGAAGTATGTAGACAGAACGGTAAAAAGGATTGATCCATCTGGAAAACCATACTACTGGATAATGGGGAAACCTGTATGGAGTGGGGATGAGAATACAGATACATGGGCAATAAAAAATGGCTATGTGTCTATCTCACCTTTAAGGGTGAACTTTGTTGACGATGAAGAATATAGAAGACTAAAGGAGGAAGAGGATAAATTTCTGCCTCTACTTGATATATGAAAAAGATACTCGTTATAACAGAGAAACCGTCTGTTGCAGAGGATATTGCTAAGGTCCTTGGAGCAAAAAGAAAAGGAGATGTTTTTGAAAATGAGAAGTTCACCATAACATTTGCCCTTGGTCACCTTGTCACTCTCTGTGAACCAGAGGATTATGATAAAAGATATAAATTCTGGAATTTAAAAGATTTACCAATCATTCCAGAGGAATTCAAATTAAAACCCATAAAGGAAGTAAAGGATAGATTCCTGTTTATAAAGAAACTTTTGAAAAGTAAAGACTTTGAGTTTGTTGTTAATGCCTGCGATGCAGGGAGAGAAGGTGAGCTTATCTTCAGATTTATATACACACTATCTGGTTCAAAACTTCCCATAAAGAGATTATGGCTCAATGCCTTAACACCTGAAGAGATAAAAAGGGGATTTGACAACTTAAAAGATGGTGAGGAGCTTGAGCCACTATCACAATCAGCATGGGCAAGAGCTGAATCTGATTGGCTTATAGGTATAAATGCCACAAGGGCTTTCACAAGAAAAGAGGGACTCCTCTTCTCTCTTGGAAGGGTTCAGACACCAACACTTGCCATTGTGGTTAAGAGAGAGAAAGAGATAATCTCCTTTAAACCCAAGAAATTCTTTGAGTTATTTGTAGATTTCAATAAAAACTCCTTTAATTACAGGGGTAAGTGGTTTAAAGAAAAGGAAGAAAGGATATTTGATAAGAAACTATTGGAAGAGATACTCAAAAAAATTGAGGGAAACGATGGTGTAGTTGAGAGTGTGCAAAAGAGGAAAAACAAAGTTCTGCCACCCCTCCTCTTTGACCTTACAGAACTTCAAAGAGAAGCAAATAGACGTTTTGGGTACTCTGCTAAGAGAACATTAAAAATAGCGCAAGCTCTCTATGAAAAACATAAAGTCATAACCTATCCAAGAACTGACTCTCGTTATCTACCTTCCTCCATGAAGAAGGAGGCAAAAAAGACCCTAAAAAAAATATCCAACTTTAACAGGGAATTTAAGGAATTTATAAAAGAGATTGAAAAAGTAGGAATAAATTTTACAAAAAGGATTATAAATGATGAAAAGGTAACTGACCACTTTGCAATAATACCTACAGGAAAAATGGCTTCTAATTTATCAAAAGAGGAAAATAACATCTTTGATTTAGTAGTAAAAAGATTCATAGCAGTTTTTTATCCTGAGGCAGAGTTTCTTAATATAAAAATAATTACAGATGTTAAT is from Caldisericia bacterium and encodes:
- the surE gene encoding 5'/3'-nucleotidase SurE; its protein translation is MKIVITNDDGIDSLGIKVLAKAIAELPFEVYVVAPEKQRSAGGHSITTHKPLRINEVDIGIKGVKAFSTNGSTADCVILAKDVIVNDMDFVISGINELPNVGDDISYSGTVSGSIEAILNDVPSFSVSICGFGENLNRASQFSKNLLLYLIENPLKKGRFLNVNFPGSGKIKGVKITKIGRVKYVDRTVKRIDPSGKPYYWIMGKPVWSGDENTDTWAIKNGYVSISPLRVNFVDDEEYRRLKEEEDKFLPLLDI
- a CDS encoding DNA topoisomerase 3, which gives rise to MKKILVITEKPSVAEDIAKVLGAKRKGDVFENEKFTITFALGHLVTLCEPEDYDKRYKFWNLKDLPIIPEEFKLKPIKEVKDRFLFIKKLLKSKDFEFVVNACDAGREGELIFRFIYTLSGSKLPIKRLWLNALTPEEIKRGFDNLKDGEELEPLSQSAWARAESDWLIGINATRAFTRKEGLLFSLGRVQTPTLAIVVKREKEIISFKPKKFFELFVDFNKNSFNYRGKWFKEKEERIFDKKLLEEILKKIEGNDGVVESVQKRKNKVLPPLLFDLTELQREANRRFGYSAKRTLKIAQALYEKHKVITYPRTDSRYLPSSMKKEAKKTLKKISNFNREFKEFIKEIEKVGINFTKRIINDEKVTDHFAIIPTGKMASNLSKEENNIFDLVVKRFIAVFYPEAEFLNIKIITDVNGEKFKTDSKFLISPGWMKVYGFKEESIPSVPVKKNDVVKVVDKEVKEGETKPPPRYTDATLLSAMEGAGKLVSDEDLRELLKEKGLGTPATRASIIERLIEVGYLERVGKQLKPLPKGMKLIESLERIPLTELLSPELTGEWEKKLREIERGEFEYEKFMAEIQELTTEVVEKIKEREGKRIKDEIYEEIGKCPICGGRIIDGEKSYFCENWKKGKCKFIVPKKMMGRKITREEVVELMKNKKTPLLAGFWSKNRRRFSAYLEIKNGKVELTFPEDKVIPGEPLGECPNCKGKVIETERRYRCENESCNFSLSKNILGHKLTREEVKILLSGEKTDKISFFSKGRRFLARLSLENGKLKFHFEEGNGGKGNSKKNRNIRRK